AAATactcggatcgcgattaataatcgcgatccaaataagGGGGTCTTATGAAAAATAGTTGGATCAGGGGTGCTTTATGTAAATAAATAACATGCCCGGGAATCCGCGGTATATCCAATCTAAAGGGGGTTACTGCAAAAAACCTGGACTGAGATGTAAAGTTTCTAGCCGgcggagccgcgccgccgccggcgaccctgAATCCTGTGCCCCGCCCAAGCCTCCATCAACGCGGCCTTACACGCCGAGCTGTTGCCTCCTCCGGTCCCCCGCTCCCCCGCTCAGCCCTATGGATGCTCCCGCGGCCTCGCGTCCATGCCTCTGTCCGGCTTGTTCCGTCGCCTTCCCTCGGGCGCCCCTCGCCGGAGCACGCACTTCGCCTGTCGGCGTTGTCGCGAGCCATCATGGTTCATGGAGGGAGGCGCCGAGGACCACGGACTGTGACGGACTGCTAGCAGGCACGAGTCGCCGGACTGCTGGCGGCTGGAACGACTGGTTCCTATTGCCGTGGGTAGTTCGGCCGGCCCTCCTCTGCGTCCATGTCCCTTCCCTTGGCATGCATTGCCTTCGTTTCAGAGTGGTATGCAATGCTCAAATGATTCCGCGATGGCATAGCGTTGGGTGCACCTGATCTCTCTTTCTGCTTAACTTTGCTGGATCGTGTGGATTTTGGATGCGAGATGGTATTACCGGATGAAATCTCGAGGCGCCAGTTTGTTGACGACAGACTGAAATCTTTCGGAAAAAGAATGGAAAGGAAGACTaaagtctgaactctgaagaggCCGATTCCCTCACCAGAGCGTCACGTTCAGAGAATGAATCAGAGTGGTGCAATGATAACAAGAATTCACTGTGAGATGACAGCATATCAGCTACAGTATTTCACTGGTATCGATCTCTCATTGTATTCAGACTGGATGTGATCCAGCTTCTGAATAACAAAGCCTTCTTGGGGGACACAGGGCAACAGCAACATAAACACTGAAGAAAGTCACAGGAAAAAGTAAGATGGAGGAGCGAGCACGCGAGGGCGTTGGTATCTTTGTTCAGGGATCGGGCAGGGCCGCAGGGTTGGTTACTTGGTTATAGCTTGAGTGCTTGACGGAACTGGAGATCAGCCAGGCAGCTCATCAGTGCTGGATCCGCGAGGCATGGCGCTAAACGCGCTGACAGGCAGCGCACACGCCCGCCCGCACGCCGGGATCTAGTAGTAGCAAAATCCCTTGGCTTTTGTCgccagcgccggcggcggacAGGCCTGACCGGACTGATCAGCCCACCGTCAAGATGCTGGATAGATTACTCTTACTGGAGGGAGGACTTGCTAGCTGCAAGCTGGCTGTTCAAGGCGCCCGGCCTCGTGTCGCGTGCTGGATCATATCGAGCCACATCGATCCGCCGGCCCGGCTGGCGCCGTACGCCGTGGGGGGTGGGGGACCGGGCCTCCGCGGCCAGGCCAGTTTTATTTGTGCCTCTCTCCCTCCGTTTCTCATATCCGCCCGGCGGCCGAAGCGGAGCCGCTCGTCACGCTGCGCGAAGGACTCCAGCATGACGTGGAGGCGACCGGCTTGATGACGTCGCCGCTgccgaggatggcatggtacAGCAGTCACGGGGCACGCACGCCGCGCGCACGCTCCTACTATTTGTGCGTGCCAGATATGCATACTCACCTAGCGCCGCCGCTACAATGGTAGGAGGGTGAGCGAAAGGCAAGCGTAGGCTCGAGCTCCACAGCGCTCTCGCTGTCCACCGGCGACCAGCGGCGCATCGGTATATCACTGACGATCACCATGCCGCAGAAGCGAGTgcgcgctgctgctgcttccgCCGGCGTTCCCttgctcgccggcggcggcatggTCCTGCTAGCTGCCTTTCTGCCGCTCCTCGCAGCGGCCGGCGTCggccacgccggcgccgccgctgcgCCGACGGCGACGGTGCCGGTCAGCGTCGGGGTGATACTGGACCTGGCGACCGGGCTGGGGAAGAAGAGCCTGCTCAGCCTGGAGATGGCGATGGAGGACGTGTACGCCGCGCATCCGGACTTCACCACCCGGGTGGAGCTCCACGTCAGGGACTCCGACCGCGACGTCGTCACCGCCGCCTCCGCAGGTATGTTAGAGACACGCTAGCTGCTCATCGCTTGCTATACGGTTCTGCGATCTGCTCTTAATTTAAGGTAGCTGCACTGCAAGCTTGGAGAGTTTGCAGTGATCTGCATGGCATGGATAGCTTGATCCTAGAAATCTAGCAGTGTCCTAGTAGCTAGAAATCTTGATGGATATGTCTTTCTAAAAACAAATCTGGATGGATATATTATTATTTATACACTAGCTGTAGCATTTCTCCTGGATTCTAGGCGTCAGCTGCATTTTGGATAAGATCGGGATCAGAATCTCCGCAAGCGGCCGCGCGGGGACTGACAAGCAAGTGTCACAAGTACTCAGAACTGAGGCTACGCATGTTCCTATGGCTTCGTTTTATATGTAGATAGATTAGCCTGGATCTCGCGTGCCTCGAGCTAGAACTAGAAGATGACGACGACCAAAGAGTCCAGGGATTGTTTTTTTCCAGCTCTTTGTTTTTTTGGAGCCGGTACTGCTGCGCATGTGTTTGTTGTCCGTCCTACCTGCGACAGCTGCCATTTGACACCAATCATTTGATCACTCGAACAGGAGAGACTAGTGAAAAGGGCATCTTTCAAGTTTCAACAACCTTGCCGatatttccaaaaaaaaaatcaaaaaaataGACCCATGGACATGGAGAAAGATTTTTTGTTCGGGTGTGTCGCTTAGGTTTCTGAAATATTAATTTTTGATTCATAAATTTTTATTCTAAACTTACTAAGTGGTTCACACAAGGTCCAAACCACTCTATTCAGATTTCAGTGTGATCCGCCTACTTGAAATTTATGTGCACTGTCACTGATTTTTTGAACTCATCATTCATTTTTTGAACTTTATAAAATAGGCATGTTTATTGAGACTATACTCGTAAGACTGTACAAGTTATTTGTTCCTTCCATTCTTTCCAACATTGAAGTGATGCATCCTTCATTTCCATAGAACATCTAATGTTTTAAggaaatgttattttgtattaGAATGATGAAGAAGGAAGAAATAGGCTGACCTAAACATAACAAATCTTACAAAACATTCTAAGTTCCATGGCTTGTAATTTCCTTTTGAAATTTCTTCAAGACAGGTATTAGTCATGGAAGAAAGGTAAGTAGACCAATGCTTGAGAACAACACCTCTTGCTGTTGACTTGTGATTTTTAGAATATTGGCCGCCTTCAGAATTTTAACATGGATTTAGTTCTACAACTTACTAATTTTAACAGAATTTCCATGTGCCATATTTGATGAAACCTTTTGTCCTTTTTCTTGCAGCATTAGATCTCATCCGTGATGAAAAGGTCAGCGCTGTCATTGGTCCTCAAAGCGCTTTACAAGCTGAGTTTGTTACTTATCTAGCAAACAAGACTAAGGTTCCTGTCATCAGTTTCTCAGCAACAGGTGATGCAGCTATCCAGTATCACCTCCCCTACTTTCTTCGTGCTTGTGTCAAGGACTCTTTCCAGGCATCTGCAATTGCTGCCTTTGTTGAGGCGTATGGCTGGAAAAATGTTGTTGTTGTCTACGAGGACGACAACTACGGTGCTGGGATCCTCCCCTCCATTACAGATGCTCTTCAAGATGTTGAGGCACATATCATTTACCGTGCTGCCATACCTGCTTCTTCTCCTGATCATCACATTGATGAGGAACTATACAAGCTCATGACCATGCAGACACGTGTCTTTATTGTTCATATGTTGCCAGGCCCTGCTTCCCATTTCTTTGCTCGGGCTTCAGCAGCTGGTATGATGACTGAAGGGTATGTATGGATTGTCACAGACAACGTCGGTATTGTCCTTGATGTACTTCCCCAACATACTATTGAAAACATGCAGGGTGTTGTCGGTTTCCGGCCATACGTTGCAAATTCTGCAAGGATCATTGATTTCATGAGCCGATTTGATGCACGATTCAGGGCCAAGTACCATCAGGCTCATGATGTAAGGATGGCAAGACCCACTGTATTCCAGTTCTGGGCATACGATGTGGCATGGACAGTTGCAACTGCAGTTGAGAAGGTTAAGAGAGTTGGATTCTCAAATATAGGCTTTCAGACACCACAGGATGTGGGCAAGAACTTAGTAAATGGTCTCCTAGCCTCTCCTGTTGGGCCAGGAATCCTTAGTTCCATTTTGGAAGCAGACTTTGATGGTTTGGCTGGGAGATTCAGGTTTGTTGACAGGCATTTGCATGTTCCCATTTATGAGGTTGTCAATGTGATAGGAGAAAAAGCAAGAGGCCTTGGATTTTGGAGTCCTGGTTCTGGACTCTTGAGGCTTTTAAACTCAAGCACTACCCAAGTCCAGGATAAATCCATTGTAACTGCTGGCAAAATTCTAAAACCCGTCATTTGGCCGGGAGATTCAACCACAGTGCCCAAAGGTTGGGACTTCCCAGTTAATGCAAAAATACTTAGGATTGGTGTACCTGTAAGACATGAGTTTAAATTTTTTGTCAATGTTGAGGCTAATCATAACACCAACGGATCACGGGTTAGTGGCTACAGCATTGATATCTTTGAGGCTGCTGTAAATAAACTTCCATATGCTCTGCGTTATGAGTACATTCCCTATGATTGTGCCAATTCTTATGACCAGTTGATATCCCAGGTGTACTACAAGGTTAGCCTTTCCTGTGATATAATCAATTTTTTCTCTAGCTACTGATTTTTAAACATTTATCATTAAAAATTTTCCCTTTTATTTTCTTGTTTGGATGACAGAAGTTTGATGCAGCAGTGGGTGACGTGACAATTATCGCCAATCGATCTAGATATGTGGACTTCACGATGCCATACACAGAGTCTGGTGTCTCAATGCTTGTCTTAGCTAAGAATGATGATGAAACAACCATGTGGATCTTTTTAGAGCCTCTAACAAAGGACCTCTGGATTGCCACTGTTTTCTTCATCTTCTTCACCGGTCTTGTCGTGTGGATGATTGAAAATCCTAAAAATAAGAAATTCCAAGGTTCAAAGTGGAAACAATTCAGCACCGCTTTCTACTTCGCTTTCTCCACTTTGACCTTTTCTCAtggtatgtggttatgaccatTTTTGTTCTGTTCTAGTACTCCAGACAGCTGCATGCATCTTTGCAGCCCTTTGAACCCCATACCTCGTGAATTAGTTTTTAGCTGCACTTCTTAATAATGAGTTCTTTTTGTTAAACTTTGTGATAGATCAAATTATCAAGAAACTTCATTCAAAAGTTGTGGTGGTGATTTGGTGCTTCGTGGTGCTTGTGTTAGTACAGAGCTATACTGCGAGCTTGTCATCCTTGCTGACTGCACAGAGGCTCCAACCTTCGGTGACTGATCCGAGGCAACTTTTGCGCAACGGAGATTATGTTGGATACCAGAATGGATCATTTGTGCAGGCGATGCTTAGGAGACTCCGGTTTGATGAGCGCAAGATAAAGGTCATAAGCACGTTGGAGGAATACGCAAAAGCATTGAAGGCAGGATCAAAGAATGGAGGGGTATCAGCTATCTTTGATGAGAACCCTTATCTGAATTCTTTCATCGCACAGTACGGAAAAGAGTTCCAAATAGTTGGTCCCATCGACAGGACTGATGGATTTGGTTTTGTAAGCTCCTTGCAACTGTGCCATACTGCTATGCTTCGATAGACTGTAAACCATACAATCTTCTAGCCATGCTCACCTAGCCTGATCATACCTTAAATTTCTGCAGGTTTTCCCTAGAGGCTCCCCATTGGTTCCTGACCTTTCAAAGGCCATCTTGAACATAACAGAGGGGTGTGAAGGATTTCAGATTCAGAAGAAATGGTTTGGCGATGCAACTCCTTCCCCTGATTATGGGAGTCCGGATGCTAATTCCGTACGCCTCAGTTTACGGAGCTTCAAAGGTCTCTTCATTGTCAATGGATTCGCTCTGTGCGTCATGCTGGTGATAAACTTGCCTGAGTTCGTTCGTGCCAATTGCACCGAGCTGAGAAACCTTAGTCTGCAACGGGCTCAAAGCAGTGGAGAAATTGCTAGTGACAGTGAACCACAACAGTTGCAGAACAACAACGCTGCGCCTGTGGAGCCGCTCCAGATCGAGAGGGAGACCAACTAGGATGTTCTTGTTCGGTTGCTTCGTTTAGGTTTTTCCCTTCATATTTGAGCTGCAAGAAAATCTCATATGTAGTGGTAAATTATGGGAGTATGGGATTTTTTTTGAGACGTCACGTTTTTTTAGTTAAATTGTGAGCTCTGCTGAAACTCCAGTGCGGTCATCTTTGCAGCACTTGCTTGTTCAGTTGACCCTGTCTTTCTTTTTCTGATTTCAGATCTAATCATGTTAACTAATTATCAGACTAATTAAAGTCTGCAGCCCTGAACATTGAAGAAGTAGGCATGCCGTGGTAGCTCTGAATTCAGGTCTACTGAATTCAGAGCTAATCATGCTTACTACTTCTAGGTCCCATGCAGGCACTGCTCAAGGCCGGCCTCGCCTTTGGCATGCTGAAAAAAATCGGTCACTGAAGAAAACCTAAAGCACAAGACTGACTCTGATCAGGGATCACTCCACGCACGAACCGTTCTGCTAAATCTTCAAAGTCAAGTGATCGAGATCATGCTTCCTTACACCCTTGCTTTCCCACGCGTACGCCCTGATTCTTGCACAAAACTGAGCTGTCTCCTGTGAAAAAATCATGCAAAATATAATCCTGGGAACTGGCAGCGTCAACTGTGTGCCATGTATGTGTGCAAATTTAGTATGTAGCTCGTGCATGCTTGCCAAGCCCATATATATTAATTGTGGAGCAGCAGCGCAAAGGCAGCCATGCAAGCAATGGAGTGGCCGCGCCGCCTTGGCGCTGCCGGCTCGCCGTCACATCCTACTTGCGCAGCATCGGCATGcgctggcggtggcggcggcgatggtgcCGCTGGGAGCTGGCGTCGTTGTggacgcggcggcgaggaagagcCACTGGAGCGCTTCCATTCCATGGCGCGGCGGGAGGCGTAATGCGCGGCCCTGTTGTTTGTGTATCAGTGGCGCAAGGAGATGCCGTCACCCAAGCAAGTGCACACCATTCTGGTACAATAAAACGAAATGGGTAGATATTTACGTGAGGACTATTTTCTTAGAACAGTTATTTTTAAAGTGGAAACAAGGGGTTGttgctacccgtgaggaaaaagatgTTTGATTCCTATTAGGATTCTACTGTAATagcctattaggactcatacgcTGTGATCCTATTagaactcctaccttgtaatcctattagAAACCCTATCCCCtgagatatataaaggagggcatggatatctagataggcagagaaccgaGAGAGAACCgagagagaaccaacagagagcagccaacaggcaactcaacacccaagcgcagggcacAATaaacaacaccccaaaataggacgtacggtattacgctactctagcggcccgaacctgtctaaatttgtatcTTGTGTCCTTGCATTCACCTTCAaattccagatccggcgatccttcactaaataatcacctaccttagaatatccctaggtaggccgacggtaaaaacaccgacagaggGCGCCCACCGTGGTGCCGATCGTCGTGATCATTGGACGAATTTGAaagacctcttcatcaacatcaatccactcaaggtggcagATTGCTACTTCctacatatgcatcggcggattgattcatcgagttcgagatcggatccttcagcgaacggctacatcgacctcgactactcggctcgacttcacctcgcattgcaacgtcgatgcaccgcggccgacgaccgcgacgagttcgactactttgacttcgcgaggacgatcggcgtcCCGctgatgactacttcgactactcgtctcgactagaaactagtcgagggcgagcctcacagcaacgactacatcaactactcgtctcgacttgaaaattagtcggaatcgactccgactagtcgagcttcatcaacaaaccgtcgcagctccatcaacgagctccacggcttcatcgacattcgtccacgaatcaagctaagtgacttataccttttccgacttgttcttcacaagatcggctacctttttaggtacgcctctcgacgggcatgaaactctcgggggctacaccatgatcgactacctatctgtgtacacctctcgacgggcattgaaaccctccagagctacacttcaccgactacttatctgtgtacgcctctcgacgggcattgaaaccctccagagctacacttcgccgactacttatccgtgtacgactctcgatgggcattaaAACACTCCAGATCTACACTTCATCGACTACCTTTTGCGCACTgcacatcctctttgtcgcatgacgactactttctgcttgtTGTCTCTTCTTaatggtcgctaatctactcaaGTAGCAAataccttaatccgtgaaacctcgagtctccggtcatgacctaagcgacccgtcctgtatgagcgaaggctagagacttgtacatgctatgggcaaaggctaaactgggaccgggtgaatgtaaagggtggactactcgagagatttaaatggcctaaaaaagagctcgatacaacaatttttacaccgaataaattttggtgtcttcacattattactgagtactactcggtatcttcgtatTATGCTACtgtaaggatcgatggaccaagagggggggtgaattgggtctttttcaatttctaaaacaaagtaaagcaaccttaacctatgcaatgcTACTAAGGCACCAATTCACTAACCGGTTAACTAagctacctacacaagctaagagagataaaaagagaagtaaagcctagcaaggtagatcaAAAATATGATCTCTAAGTCAAGCACATGagtaaattgcatgaaagaaaaatgcttgaataaagagagtggacaagagacaaccggattttttttcccgtggtatcgatgtgttggaacacacccctaatccacgttgtgacactcacaaagagtcttgtcacctcccaagtcacggagacgagggcgctcactaagagtctccgttcaccattccggcgtggtggagatcaagccacgtacaatcttcttctcggGGCTCCCACAATTCTTGGCAAGCTCCGAGAGAAACACCCCGATCACCAAGATcacctaggtgatgccaatcaccaagagtaacaagctaagaccttcacttgagcaagaaccgatcaccaagaacggatgcacacaagcttctctctactcaagtccttaatcttgcttcttgattgattgaatgaCCAAGTGTGTGATATGATGaggctcaaggtggctcttgactatagtgtgagtatttggatgttgcctgcTGCCAACCACAacaaaatgacccattggaggggtatatataggcagctcacattaatagagccgttggagaaaaaaagctgccagaaaactgcgtagcgccggttaatccgacgtacctccaatagtcatcgtcggtttaaccggtgaatgtaaactg
The genomic region above belongs to Panicum hallii strain FIL2 chromosome 4, PHallii_v3.1, whole genome shotgun sequence and contains:
- the LOC112890706 gene encoding glutamate receptor 2.8-like, coding for MTMQTRVFIVHMLPGPASHFFARASAAGMMTEGYVWIVTDNVGIVLDVLPQHTIENMQGVVGFRPYVANSARIIDFMSRFDARFRAKYHQAHDVRMARPTVFQFWAYDVAWTVATAVEKVKRVGFSNIGFQTPQDVGKNLVNGLLASPVGPGILSSILEADFDGLAGRFRFVDRHLHVPIYEVVNVIGEKARGLGFWSPGSGLLRLLNSSTTQVQDKSIVTAGKILKPVIWPGDSTTVPKGWDFPVNAKILRIGVPVRHEFKFFVNVEANHNTNGSRVSGYSIDIFEAAVNKLPYALRYEYIPYDCANSYDQLISQVYYKKFDAAVGDVTIIANRSRYVDFTMPYTESGVSMLVLAKNDDETTMWIFLEPLTKDLWIATVFFIFFTGLVVWMIENPKNKKFQGSKWKQFSTAFYFAFSTLTFSHDQIIKKLHSKVVVVIWCFVVLVLVQSYTASLSSLLTAQRLQPSVTDPRQLLRNGDYVGYQNGSFVQAMLRRLRFDERKIKVISTLEEYAKALKAGSKNGGVSAIFDENPYLNSFIAQYGKEFQIVGPIDRTDGFGFVFPRGSPLVPDLSKAILNITEGCEGFQIQKKWFGDATPSPDYGSPDANSVRLSLRSFKGLFIVNGFALCVMLVINLPEFVRANCTELRNLSLQRAQSSGEIASDSEPQQLQNNNAAPVEPLQIERETN